A window of the Halichoerus grypus chromosome 2, mHalGry1.hap1.1, whole genome shotgun sequence genome harbors these coding sequences:
- the ITGA3 gene encoding integrin alpha-3 isoform X2: MREGPCCPFKRRWRSQDLFSFPGRKAEPRLGAQAMGPGPRRAACVPRPMLCAFALMVAAGGRVASAFNLDTRFLVVKEARNPGSLFGYSVALHRQTERQQRYLLLAGAPQDLAMPDGYTNRTGAVYLCPLTAHKDDCERMDISEKSDPDRHIIEDMWLGVTVASQGPAGRVLVCAHRYTKVLWSGSEDQRRMVGKCYVRGNDLELDPTDDWQTYHNEMCNSNTDYLATGMCQLGTSGGFTHNTVYFGAPGANNWRGNSYMIQRKDWDLSEYSYKDPDDQGNLYIGYTVQVGIAILHPTDITIVTGAPRHRHMGAVFLLSQEAGGDLRRRQVLEGMQVGAYFGSAIALADLNNDGWQDLLVGAPYYFERKEEVGGALYVFMNQAGTSFPAHPSLLLHGPSRSAFGFSVASIGDINQDGFQDIAVGAPFEGLGKVYIYHSSSRGLLGQPQQVIQGEELGLPGLATFGYSLSGRMDVDENSYPDLLVGSLSDRIVLLRARPVINILHKTLVARPSVLDPALCTSTSCVQVELCFAYNQSAGNPNYRRNITLAYTLEADRDRRPPRLRFARSQSAVFHGFFSMPDMRCQKLELLLMDNVRDKLRPIIISMNYSLPLRMPERPRLGLRSLDPYPVLNQAQALENHTEVHFQKECGQDNKCDSNLQMQVAFVSELGQPLSRLQYSRDGRKLLLSINVTNTPSRERAGEDAHEALLTLAVPPALLLSSVRPAGMCQANETIVCELGNPFKRNQRMELLIAFEVTGVTLHTRELHAQLQLSTSSHQDNLWPMTLTLLVDYTLQASLSIVNYRLQSFFGGTVMGESGMKTVEDVGSPLKYEFQVGPMGEGLAALGTLALGLEWPYEVINGKWLLYPTDITIHGNGSWPCRPPGDLINPLNLTLSVPGDGPSPQRRRRQLDPGGGPAPPPVTLAATKKAKSETKLKCGSDQARCVWLECPIPDTPVITNVTVRARVWNSTFIEDYRDFDRVSVSGWATLFLRTSIPTINMENKTVWFSVDIDSDLVEELPAEIELWLVLVAVGAGLLLLGLIILLLWKCGFFKRARTRALYEAKRQKAEMKSQPSETERLTDDY; this comes from the exons ATGAGGGAGGGGCCGTGCTGCCCCTTTAAGAGGCGGTGGCGGAGCCAGGACCTTTTCTCTTTCCCCGGAAGGAAAGCGGAGCCCCGGCTGGGCGCGCAAG ccATGGGCCCGGGCCCCCGCCGCGCCGCCTGCGTCCCGCGCCCGATGCTCTGCGCGTTCGCCTTGATGGTGGCCGCCGGCGGCCGCGTCGCCTCCGCCTTCAACCTGGACACCCGATTCCTGGTGGTGAAGGAGGCCAGGAACCCGGGCAGCCTCTTCGGCTACTCGGTCGCCCTCCACCGGCAGACGGAGCGGCAGCAGCGCTACCT GCTCCTGGCTGGTGCCCCCCAGGACCTCGCCATGCCTGATGGCTACACCAACCGGACCGGTGCTGTGTACTTGTGCCCACTCACCGCCCACAAGGATGACTGTGAGCGGATGGACATCTCAGAGAAAA GTGACCCTGACCGTCACATTATTGAGGACATGTGGCTCGGGGTGACGGTGGCCAGCCAGGGCCCTGCGGGCAGAGTCCTG GTCTGCGCCCACCGCTACACCAAGGTGCTGTGGTCAGGGTCGGAGGATCAGCGGCGCATGGTGGGCAAGTGCTACGTGCGGGGCAATGACCTCGAGCTGGACCCCACCGACGACTGGCAGACCTACCACAATGAGATGTGCAACAGCAACACTGACTACCTGGCGACAGGCATGTGCCAGCTGGGCACCAGCGGCGGCTTCACCCACAATACCGTGTACTTCGGCGCTCCCGGGGCGAACAACTGGCGAG GAAACAGCTACATGATTCAGCGGAAGGACTGGGATTTATCCGAATATAGTTATAAGGACCCAGACGACCAAGGGAACCTCTATATTG GATACACAGTGCAGGTGGGCATCGCCATCCTGCACCCCACGGACATCACCATCGTGACAGGTGCCCCACGGCACCGACATATGGGCGCTGTGTTcttgctgagccaggaggcaGGCGGAGACCTGCGCAGGAGGCAGGTGCTGGAGGGCATGCAGGTGGGCGCCTATTTTGGCAGCGCCATTGCCCTGGCAGACCTGAACAATGATGG GTGGCAGGACCTCCTGGTGGGCGCCCCATACTACTTTGAGCGGAAAGAAGAGGTGGGGGGTGCCCTTTATGTCTTCATGAACCAGGCAGGcacctccttccctgcccacccctccctccttctccacgGCCCCAGTCGCTCCGCCTTTGGCTTCTCCGTGGCCAGCATTGGTGACATCAACCAGGACGGATTCCAGG ACATTGCCGTGGGAGCCCCGTTCGAGGGCTTGGGCAAAGTGTACATCTATCACAGCAGCTCCAGGGGGCTCCTGGGACAGCCGCAGCAG GTAATCCAGGGGGAGGAGCTGGGACTGCCCGGCTTGGCCACCTTCGGCTACTCACTGAGTGGGCGGATGGATGTGGATGAGAACTCCTACCCAGACCTGCTGGTGGGGAGCCTGTCAGACCGCATCGTGCTGCTTCG GGCACGGCCTGTCATCAATATCCTCCACAAGACCTTGGTGGCCAGGCCATCTGTGCTGGACCCTGCGCTCTGCACAAGCACCTCCTG CGTGCAGGTGGAGCTGTGCTTTGCTTACAACCAGAGTGCCGGGAACCCCAACTACAGGCGAAACATCA CCCTGGCCTACACGCTGGAGGCCGACCGGGACCGCAGACCGCCTCGGCTTCGCTTTGCACGCAGCCAGTCAGCCGTCTTCCACGGCTTCTTCTCCATGCCCGACATGCGCTGCCAGAAGCTGGAACTGCTCCTGATG gatAACGTCCGCGACAAACTCCGTCCCATCATCATCTCGATGAACTACTCTTTACCTTTGAGGATGCCCGAGCGTCCCCGGCTGGGGCTGCGGTCCCTAGACCCGTATCCGGTGCTGAACCAGGCGCAGGCTCTGGAGAACCACACCGAA GTCCACTTCCAGAAAGAGTGCGGCCAGGACAACAAATGCGACAGCAACTTGCAGATGCAGGTGGCCTTCGTGTCGGAGCTGGGGCAGCCGCTGAGCAG GCTGCAGTACAGCAGAGATGGCCGGAAACTGCTCCTGAGCATCAACGTGACCAACACCCCGAGCAGGGAGCGCGCTGGGGAAGATGCCCACGAGGCGCTGCTCACCCTGGCGGTGCCTCCCGCCCTGCTGCTGTCCTCAGTGCGCCCC GCTGGGATGTGCCAGGCCAATGAGACCATTGTCTGTGAGCTGGGGAACCCCTTCAAACGGAACCAGAGG ATGGAGCTGCTCATCGCCTTCGAAGTCACCGGGGTGACCCTGCACACAAGGGAACTCCATGCACAGCTGCAGCTCTCCAC GTCAAGTCACCAGGACAACCTGTGGCCCATGACCCTGACTCTGCTGGTGGACTACACACTCCAGGCCTCCCTCAGCAT AGTGAATTACCGGCTACAAAGCTTCTTCGGAGGGACAGTGATGGGCGAGTCTGGCATGAAAACTGTGGAGGATGTGGGAAGCCCCCTCAAGTATGAGTTCCAG GTGGGCCCCATGGGGGAAGGGCTGGCAGccctggggaccctggccctAGGGCTGGAGTGGCCCTACGAAGTCATCAATGGCAAGTGGCTGTTGTACCCCACAGACATCACCATCCACGGCAATGGGTCCTGGCCCTGCCGGCCACCTGGAGACCTCATCAACCCTCTGAATCTCACTCTCTCT GTCCCTGGCGATGGGCCATCTCCACAGCGCAGGCGGAGACAGCTGGACCCAGGGGGAGGCCCGGCCCCCCCGCCAGTCACTCTGGCTGCTACCAAGAAAGCCAAGTCCGAGACAAAGCTG AAGTGTGGCAGTGACCAGGCCCGTTGTGTGTGGCTGGAGTGCCCCATTCCTGATACCCCTGTCATCACCAATGTGACAGTGCGAGCACGAGTATGGAATAGCACCTTCATTGAG GATTACAGAGACTTTGACAGAGTCAGTGTATCCGGCTGGGCTACCCTGTTCCTCCGAACGAGCATCCCTACCATCAACATGGAGAACAAGACCGTGTGG
- the ITGA3 gene encoding integrin alpha-3 isoform X1 — protein sequence MREGPCCPFKRRWRSQDLFSFPGRKAEPRLGAQAMGPGPRRAACVPRPMLCAFALMVAAGGRVASAFNLDTRFLVVKEARNPGSLFGYSVALHRQTERQQRYLLLAGAPQDLAMPDGYTNRTGAVYLCPLTAHKDDCERMDISEKSDPDRHIIEDMWLGVTVASQGPAGRVLVCAHRYTKVLWSGSEDQRRMVGKCYVRGNDLELDPTDDWQTYHNEMCNSNTDYLATGMCQLGTSGGFTHNTVYFGAPGANNWRGNSYMIQRKDWDLSEYSYKDPDDQGNLYIGYTVQVGIAILHPTDITIVTGAPRHRHMGAVFLLSQEAGGDLRRRQVLEGMQVGAYFGSAIALADLNNDGWQDLLVGAPYYFERKEEVGGALYVFMNQAGTSFPAHPSLLLHGPSRSAFGFSVASIGDINQDGFQDIAVGAPFEGLGKVYIYHSSSRGLLGQPQQVIQGEELGLPGLATFGYSLSGRMDVDENSYPDLLVGSLSDRIVLLRARPVINILHKTLVARPSVLDPALCTSTSCVQVELCFAYNQSAGNPNYRRNITLAYTLEADRDRRPPRLRFARSQSAVFHGFFSMPDMRCQKLELLLMDNVRDKLRPIIISMNYSLPLRMPERPRLGLRSLDPYPVLNQAQALENHTEVHFQKECGQDNKCDSNLQMQVAFVSELGQPLSRLQYSRDGRKLLLSINVTNTPSRERAGEDAHEALLTLAVPPALLLSSVRPAGMCQANETIVCELGNPFKRNQRMELLIAFEVTGVTLHTRELHAQLQLSTSSHQDNLWPMTLTLLVDYTLQASLSIVNYRLQSFFGGTVMGESGMKTVEDVGSPLKYEFQVGPMGEGLAALGTLALGLEWPYEVINGKWLLYPTDITIHGNGSWPCRPPGDLINPLNLTLSVPGDGPSPQRRRRQLDPGGGPAPPPVTLAATKKAKSETKLKCGSDQARCVWLECPIPDTPVITNVTVRARVWNSTFIEDYRDFDRVSVSGWATLFLRTSIPTINMENKTVWFSVDIDSDLVEELPAEIELWLVLVAVGAGLLLLGLIILLLWKCDFFKPTRYYQIMPKYHAVRIREEERYPPPGSTMPTKKHWVTSWQTRDRYY from the exons ATGAGGGAGGGGCCGTGCTGCCCCTTTAAGAGGCGGTGGCGGAGCCAGGACCTTTTCTCTTTCCCCGGAAGGAAAGCGGAGCCCCGGCTGGGCGCGCAAG ccATGGGCCCGGGCCCCCGCCGCGCCGCCTGCGTCCCGCGCCCGATGCTCTGCGCGTTCGCCTTGATGGTGGCCGCCGGCGGCCGCGTCGCCTCCGCCTTCAACCTGGACACCCGATTCCTGGTGGTGAAGGAGGCCAGGAACCCGGGCAGCCTCTTCGGCTACTCGGTCGCCCTCCACCGGCAGACGGAGCGGCAGCAGCGCTACCT GCTCCTGGCTGGTGCCCCCCAGGACCTCGCCATGCCTGATGGCTACACCAACCGGACCGGTGCTGTGTACTTGTGCCCACTCACCGCCCACAAGGATGACTGTGAGCGGATGGACATCTCAGAGAAAA GTGACCCTGACCGTCACATTATTGAGGACATGTGGCTCGGGGTGACGGTGGCCAGCCAGGGCCCTGCGGGCAGAGTCCTG GTCTGCGCCCACCGCTACACCAAGGTGCTGTGGTCAGGGTCGGAGGATCAGCGGCGCATGGTGGGCAAGTGCTACGTGCGGGGCAATGACCTCGAGCTGGACCCCACCGACGACTGGCAGACCTACCACAATGAGATGTGCAACAGCAACACTGACTACCTGGCGACAGGCATGTGCCAGCTGGGCACCAGCGGCGGCTTCACCCACAATACCGTGTACTTCGGCGCTCCCGGGGCGAACAACTGGCGAG GAAACAGCTACATGATTCAGCGGAAGGACTGGGATTTATCCGAATATAGTTATAAGGACCCAGACGACCAAGGGAACCTCTATATTG GATACACAGTGCAGGTGGGCATCGCCATCCTGCACCCCACGGACATCACCATCGTGACAGGTGCCCCACGGCACCGACATATGGGCGCTGTGTTcttgctgagccaggaggcaGGCGGAGACCTGCGCAGGAGGCAGGTGCTGGAGGGCATGCAGGTGGGCGCCTATTTTGGCAGCGCCATTGCCCTGGCAGACCTGAACAATGATGG GTGGCAGGACCTCCTGGTGGGCGCCCCATACTACTTTGAGCGGAAAGAAGAGGTGGGGGGTGCCCTTTATGTCTTCATGAACCAGGCAGGcacctccttccctgcccacccctccctccttctccacgGCCCCAGTCGCTCCGCCTTTGGCTTCTCCGTGGCCAGCATTGGTGACATCAACCAGGACGGATTCCAGG ACATTGCCGTGGGAGCCCCGTTCGAGGGCTTGGGCAAAGTGTACATCTATCACAGCAGCTCCAGGGGGCTCCTGGGACAGCCGCAGCAG GTAATCCAGGGGGAGGAGCTGGGACTGCCCGGCTTGGCCACCTTCGGCTACTCACTGAGTGGGCGGATGGATGTGGATGAGAACTCCTACCCAGACCTGCTGGTGGGGAGCCTGTCAGACCGCATCGTGCTGCTTCG GGCACGGCCTGTCATCAATATCCTCCACAAGACCTTGGTGGCCAGGCCATCTGTGCTGGACCCTGCGCTCTGCACAAGCACCTCCTG CGTGCAGGTGGAGCTGTGCTTTGCTTACAACCAGAGTGCCGGGAACCCCAACTACAGGCGAAACATCA CCCTGGCCTACACGCTGGAGGCCGACCGGGACCGCAGACCGCCTCGGCTTCGCTTTGCACGCAGCCAGTCAGCCGTCTTCCACGGCTTCTTCTCCATGCCCGACATGCGCTGCCAGAAGCTGGAACTGCTCCTGATG gatAACGTCCGCGACAAACTCCGTCCCATCATCATCTCGATGAACTACTCTTTACCTTTGAGGATGCCCGAGCGTCCCCGGCTGGGGCTGCGGTCCCTAGACCCGTATCCGGTGCTGAACCAGGCGCAGGCTCTGGAGAACCACACCGAA GTCCACTTCCAGAAAGAGTGCGGCCAGGACAACAAATGCGACAGCAACTTGCAGATGCAGGTGGCCTTCGTGTCGGAGCTGGGGCAGCCGCTGAGCAG GCTGCAGTACAGCAGAGATGGCCGGAAACTGCTCCTGAGCATCAACGTGACCAACACCCCGAGCAGGGAGCGCGCTGGGGAAGATGCCCACGAGGCGCTGCTCACCCTGGCGGTGCCTCCCGCCCTGCTGCTGTCCTCAGTGCGCCCC GCTGGGATGTGCCAGGCCAATGAGACCATTGTCTGTGAGCTGGGGAACCCCTTCAAACGGAACCAGAGG ATGGAGCTGCTCATCGCCTTCGAAGTCACCGGGGTGACCCTGCACACAAGGGAACTCCATGCACAGCTGCAGCTCTCCAC GTCAAGTCACCAGGACAACCTGTGGCCCATGACCCTGACTCTGCTGGTGGACTACACACTCCAGGCCTCCCTCAGCAT AGTGAATTACCGGCTACAAAGCTTCTTCGGAGGGACAGTGATGGGCGAGTCTGGCATGAAAACTGTGGAGGATGTGGGAAGCCCCCTCAAGTATGAGTTCCAG GTGGGCCCCATGGGGGAAGGGCTGGCAGccctggggaccctggccctAGGGCTGGAGTGGCCCTACGAAGTCATCAATGGCAAGTGGCTGTTGTACCCCACAGACATCACCATCCACGGCAATGGGTCCTGGCCCTGCCGGCCACCTGGAGACCTCATCAACCCTCTGAATCTCACTCTCTCT GTCCCTGGCGATGGGCCATCTCCACAGCGCAGGCGGAGACAGCTGGACCCAGGGGGAGGCCCGGCCCCCCCGCCAGTCACTCTGGCTGCTACCAAGAAAGCCAAGTCCGAGACAAAGCTG AAGTGTGGCAGTGACCAGGCCCGTTGTGTGTGGCTGGAGTGCCCCATTCCTGATACCCCTGTCATCACCAATGTGACAGTGCGAGCACGAGTATGGAATAGCACCTTCATTGAG GATTACAGAGACTTTGACAGAGTCAGTGTATCCGGCTGGGCTACCCTGTTCCTCCGAACGAGCATCCCTACCATCAACATGGAGAACAAGACCGTGTGG